Within Sphingobium aromaticiconvertens, the genomic segment ATACCCCCCTGTTAAGCAGCGCGTGAAGCGGTCAATAAGCCGGTTTGGATAACATGCGCTATCATGTGGGCACGATTGCGTGTGCGTGTCTTGAGCCGCACATTTTCGATATGCCTCTCGACAGTACAGGGCGCTATGGCCAGTTCTATGGCGGCTTCCTTAGCCGAAAGGCCAAGGGCAACGAGGTTGATAACCTCTGTTTCGCGTACAGTTAAACGTGGTTCAGATTGATTGTGCAACATATTCTTCCCCCGTCAGATGCAAGGCCGCGCTATGCTGCTAACCTGTGCATTTGAGAATTGAGTTGATTGTTGCGACCCTTCCGAATCTCTGTCCGGAACCTAATTATATCCCACGTAGATGGCTCCCGCTATTTTTCTCTACGGATTTTTGCGACCAGCTTGTCTCGCAATCGGACAGTCTCGACTGAAAAAAGAACCTCGCGCCAGATCAGCGCGAGGTCAGGTAATCGAGATTTACAAGACAGCTCTTGCACCTTGATTTAGATCAGAGCCGCCAGGGGATTGGCATCGGCAAATTGGTGTGGGTAAAAGCACGATATACTCGCAACACCCGCACCAACGGGCAGCGGCGGTGGCAAAGTTCGCTGCTACCCCACAGGCTCCTGAATAACGGCCATGATCGCCGCGACCGCCAAAGCGACGCCCGCATTGTTCGGATGCTTCTCTGCCGCGCCCTCATTCAGCAGCAGCGGGTTCGAGCCGGTAGACAGATACGGCAGGGTCGCCCCGCCCGGAGAAGCCCCGTCGGGAACGTGACCGAATACCCATTGCAGGTCGAGCAGTCCGGAATGTGGCGCATTCTCAGCACGCATCGCCTTTGCGCGGACGATGTTCTGATACGCCTTCATCTCCATGCTGGTCGCCTGCTTCACCTCTGGCTGGATGACCGGGAGGATGGCGGCGTTCGGCAGGGCTGTGCGGAGATTGGTGTAGAGCGCATCGTAATTGTCGCTGAACTGCTTTACCGTCCGGCCGGTACCGTTAGCGCCCTCGTCGTTGACCATCAGCATAGGCATCAACAGGTCGACCGGGGCGATCCCGTCGATGATCTGGTACGCCTGCCGCAGCCGATCGCCGAAACTTGCCGACGTATTGCCCCAGCCGAACAGGCCGGACCCGGACGATGCAGCCTTCGTGATGAGGATGCCCGGAGCATCGGAGCGGGTGAAGTGCCCGAACGGCGACCATGTGCCAGAAACCCGCTCGACGTCCCACACCGACGCGCCAACCGGAATGAAGGCGCTCAGGTCAATCATCTGAACCGAAGCGGCGGCAGTCGTGGTGAGCGTTACCGTTGTCCACGCCCCTCCATTCACACGCCAGCGCATCTCATGGGTTCCAGCGGTCTCCGCCCGGTAGAGGATCGCCAGCCTGGTCGCTTGTACGCCCGCTGGCAGGCTGAACTGCACGGGCGCCGCGCCACTG encodes:
- a CDS encoding helix-turn-helix transcriptional regulator, whose product is MLHNQSEPRLTVRETEVINLVALGLSAKEAAIELAIAPCTVERHIENVRLKTRTRNRAHMIAHVIQTGLLTASRAA